Genomic segment of Nostoc sp. TCL240-02:
CGTTTTACCCCTTGTTCTTGCAAAAACTGGATTGGATAGTTCAAGACAAAAGCCAGTAGAATGGCGGCGGCAATAATACTGATCAATGGCTGAAAATACTGCACCACCTGGAGCAATAACCAACCGTTGAGAATAATAATCGGAAATGCCAATCCTATAGTTAACCATCGCGGTAGTTTGTTTGCTGATTGCATTAGTGATGACTCCACAAGAGTTATAACTTCATTTTGGCTTCTAGGGAGCGGGAGTGGGGAGAGGAGGTAGGGGGCAGGGGAGCAGGGAGCAGGGGAGATGAGGGAGACAAGGAGATAAGGGAGACAAGGAGATAAACAAAACTCTTAACTCAGCACTCCTAACGCCCAATTCCCAATTCCCATTAAGATTGATTTCTCTCCATAAAATCCAACATAATTTGCCGATGCGTATTCCCCAAAGGGCGTACTTCGCGGGCGTTTTGCGAATAACAGTTACCTTGGTGAATATCTTCTGGGGTCAATAATCCCATATCCCAGCCTTCATTTAAAACCAGTTGATTTAATTCCACCAATAGTGGTGCGTGAAAGACATGACGGACAACTCTTTCGTCGGTATAACAGCCAAATGCTACACAGGGTGGTAACTCATAGCCGATTTCTTCTAAAATTTCTCGCTTTACTGCAACATCTGGCGTTTCACCAGGTTCGATATGACCGCCAAATAGCGCCCAGTAACCAGGGTAGAGAATACCGGGGATGTTGTCGCGTAGTTGCATGAGAAACTTGTTTTCTTGATAGAGAATTGCGATCGCTACATGCACCGGTTGATTGTTCATATATTATTAATTTTTAATTGCTGATTACTCTTCTTCTAGATAAACTTCCCCCAATTCTTTACCACCTAAAGGGATGCTTTGGTAGCGAATTTTACCCTTAATCACCACTTGCGCTCCCTTCGCTAGATTCTTTTGATTGGTGATAACCCAAATTTTGCCCGTCGAGTCATTAATTTGATAGGCCCATTGCTTCATCAGAGGAGCTTGTTTTTCCACCTCACCTTGGATGTAAACTGTAGCCTGATTGTCTTGTTCTGGTTTAATTTCTCGAATTGGCGTGACATTGCTACCAATTTTGAAATTAGTCCCATTCAAGCCAGATGAGGTTAAACTACCACAACTACAAAGTCCTACCACCAATAAAAAAATCAACCCCAGGCGGTAGGAAACAATACTATGTCCGTACAAAAACGAAAGCGACAAATTTCTTGTTTGTTGCATGAAAGCCACTGATTGAGCAAATTTTTGCTTCACTGCTTGCTTTGTCGCCAGTTTCATTAGGTCAGTTCCCATCTATAATATTCTTTCTCTGTGGTTTCAGAAACACGCTCTCAATTGAGCAAAAAATGTTCTGAATTTCATCCTGCAATTCTTTATTCTTCAGATAAAGCCGTTGATCTGAGAAAATAAGCATTATGGATTGACTGTGAGAGAAACGCTACGAAATCAAGCAAATACATAATAGTAGTTAAAAGTCAATAAGCAATATTTTTACTCTAGACTTTTGGATAAAAAGCAAATTAATTAATTTATAGTTGGGAATTTTCATGGAAACAAAAACTGCCAAACTCCTTGATGGTAAAGCAATAGCAGCAAAAATTCAGCAAGAACTTTCTGTAGCCATTACACAATTACAGCCAGAAATTGGACGACCCCCTGGTTTAGCAGTGTTAATGGTTGGCGACAACCCAGCGTCAGCCGCTTATGTCCGCAATAAAGAAAAAGCCTGTGCAAAAGTTGGCATCGCCTCTTTTGGTAAGCATTTTCCTGCCGAAACTACCTTTGGGGAATTACAAGAGGTCATTGCTGCACTAAACCACGATGAACGGGTGGATGGAATTCTTGTGCAGTTGCCCTTACCTGACCACTTGGATGCTGTGGCTCTGCTACATCAAATTGATCCCGATAAAGATGCTGATGGACTGCACCCAGTTAACTTGGGGCGATTAGTACGGGGAGAAACTGGTTTACGTAGCTGCACTCCTGATGGTGTAATGCGGCTTTTGCAAGCTTATGAGATTCTATTGCAAGGAAAACAGGCAGTAGTGGTGGGACGCAGTATTTTGGTGGGTAAACCTATGGCGCTGATGCTACTAGAAGCTGATGCTACAGTCACGATCGCTCACTCGCGATCGCATGACCTCAAAAGCATCACCCAAAATGCTGATATTCTAATTGCAGCAGCAGGTCGTCCCGGACTCATCACTGCTGATATGGTAAAACCAGGTGCTGTTGTGGTAGATGTGGGAATGAATCGTGTCACCGATGCTAGTGGCAAAAGTCGCTTAATTGGCGATGTTGACTTTGAATCAACTGCTGGTGTAGCAGGATTTATCACCCCTGTTCCTGGCGGTGTTGGCCCTATGACTGTTGCCATATTGTTACAAAATACATTCACCAGCTATTCCAGAGCAGTAGGAAAATGAAAGAGAGTTATGAGTTATGAGTTAAAAGTTAAGAATTATTAATCCTAACTCTTAACTTATAACTCCTAACTCCTGTAAAGACGCGATTAATCGCGTCTCAACTCCTAACTCATAATTCCTAACTCATAATTCCGAACTCTTCATTTTTTCAGCCCCACAGCACCTTAAAATTGTGACGTATAAGACAAAAATCCCAAAGTGTCAGGAATTGAAGAATGGTAGCAACTGATAACGTTCAAAAGACACCACCAGAGGAAGCCACATTTAACTTAGTAGCCTATCTCAAAGAGCGACAAAAGCTTTGTGATAATGCTTTGGATCAGGCTATCCCCATCATTTATCCAGAAAAGATTTATGAGGCGATGCGCTACTCGTTATTAGCTGGCGGCAAGCGTGTACGTCCCATTCTTTGCCTTGCTACCTGTGAAATGATGGGTGGCACTATCGAAATGGCTATGCCAACAGCTTGTGCTGTGGAGATGATCCACACAATGTCTTTGATTCATGACGATCTCCCAGCGATGGATAATGACGATTACCGTCGGGGAAAGCTGACAAATCATAAAGTCTATGGCGAAGATGTAGCGATTTTGGCTGGGGACGGCTTGTTGGCACTCGCTTTTGAGTTGGTTGCCCTTAAAACCCCCCAAAGCGTTAACAGAGAGCTAACCTTGCAGGTAATTGTTCGTCTTGGTCGGGCGCTGGGGGCAGCTGGTTTGGTCGGTGGTCAAGTTGTTGATTTAGAGTGTGAGGGAAAATCAGATATTTCTCTAGAAACCCTAAATTTCATTCATAGACACAAAACATCTGCCCTTTTGGAAGCTTGCGTAGTTTCTGGCGGGATCATCGCGGGAGCATCAACTGAAGACGTGCAGCGACTAACCCGTTATGCTGAAAATATTGGGCTAGCATTCCAAATCATAGATGATATTCTGGATATCACTTCTACAAAAGAGCAATTAGGTAAAACGGCTGGTAAAGACCAACAAGCGAAGAAAGTGACCTATCCTAGTCTTTGGGGACTTGAAGAATCGCGCTTAAAAGCCCAAGAGCTAGTTAAAGTAGCTTGTGCGGAATTAGAACCATTTGGAGACAGAGCCAAGCCACTCCAAGCGATCGCTCATTTTATTACTACCCGCAATAACTAGCAACGCTTTGCGGGATTCTAAATTCTTATACCGTAAGGGTTTTATTGATTGGGATTGGGTGGTTTCTTTACATCATGCTGTACTACTACCGCCCAGCAGAATTGAAAATTCAAAATTCAAAAAGCTTACTTAATCAGCTTTTAGACAATTTTGAATAATTGATCTGTTTCCGCCGTGATGTACTAGGTAAATTTTGGATTTTGGGTTGAATCTAAATGTTTCCTCAACCAACAACCGCTGCTAATATTTACTAACCTAACCAAAATACCATGCAGGACATAGGCAACATTTTAGACAACCGGGTGCTGCTGGTTGCTCTGGTCGCTTGTTTAATTGCTCAAGCATTAAAGCTCGTAGTCGAGATTATCAAAAATCGCAAACTGAATATCCGCGTTTTGGTGACAACCGGAGGTATGCCCAGTGCCCATTCAGCTTTAGTTACAGCTTTAGCGGCTGGTGTAGGGCAAACACTTGGTTGGGCATCTCCTGATTTTGCCGTTGCGATTGTTTTTGCCATCATCGTCATGTACGATGCAGCCGGAGTTCGCCAAGCGGCTGGTAAGCAAGCTCGTATCCTCAATCAAATGATTGATGAGTTATTTCATGAAAAACCAGACTTTAGCCAAGACCGTCTGAAGGAATTACTTGGACATACACCAGTTCAGGTAATAGCTGGGTCGGCTTTGGGTATAACCATCTGTTGGTTAGCTAGTTTTGCTTATTTAAACTAGGGTAATAAATCCTTGTTTGAGCGACTATTTTTAATGGGGAACTGGTAATTTGTCAGCTGACAAATTACCAACTTGGTAGATCGCATCAGTATTCTAGAAAACTTAATATCACTACAAGCGCACAGTTGAGCGCAGCAGAATCACTTTACGGCTATCTACTATGCTGGCAACAAAACCGCCATTGTTCAGCTTCTGCAATGTGTTATATGCTTCACTCTGATTGGTGGTATAAACTGCCAACAAGTAAGGGCGTTGTCCATAAGAAACAAAACCTACGTTGCCTCCTACTGCTTGCTGTACGCTATTTACTAGTTCAGGACGGTTGTAATAATCTACTAAAACTGCATAACCCTCTCCTAATGCTTGAGGATTATAGTTAACTGTTTGCTGAAGTGGCTGTTGCAGTCGTTGTGGCTGTGTTTGTGCCTGTGTTTGTGGCGGCTGTACATCTGCCGTAGTTGGTCGAGTGGTGATGATAGCAGACAAGCCAACAATATTACTTACATACCTTGCCCATCGATTGGCATCATCAATCTTTTTAAACCCCCCTATCCGCGTCACAGTTTCGTTGAGATATTTGCAGGTAATGGTTTTGAGTTCAGGCGGTAAGGCGCTACGCAACTGCTTCTGATTATCAGCTGTGGGACTGACTACCAATAAAAGATACTCACCCGAAGTCGGTGGTTGACAAGCAGGAATGGCTTGTTGGGCAAAAACAGAACTCATGCCACCAATCAACCCTGCAATCGCTAATCCTAAAACACTTGGTAAAGTCTGAAATCTATGCACAAAAGTTAGATTATGTAAATCAAGGTGTCTTAAAAGATTTTATAAGAAAAAAGCTGAAAACCTACTTACTTCAGTGTGGGAATGGAAGGACTGTTACAAAACATATTTTGTTCTTACCAAATAAAATTGGGGACTGGAAACTGAAAAAGCTGGGGAAGAAGTAATAACCAATGCCCAATTCCCAATTCTCCATACTTCTCTGCGAGACGCTACGCGAACGACTGCGCTCAGTACAAGTTCCCCATTCCCCATTTCTCATTTCTAAGATACAGTAGCCAACGATGCCAAAGCATCTGGTATTGTCTCAGAAGGAGCCTGGAATTCTCCAGTGATAACGTACTCTAAACGCAGTTTTAACCAAGTAATAAATTGGGGATTAGTTGAAATAATTGCTACTGATGGTTGGGGACACTTTGCCTTGATTTGTGCAAATTGAGGTGCTTCCAAAAAAGCTGGTTTCTCAACCAACCAAAAATCTATTTGTTTTTCTTGTTCGTGGTAGTGACGAGTGCGTTCTTTGATAACTTCGTGTATCGGTTCTTCTTGGAGAAGAAAGCGTTGACTTGCCAAAACGTAATAGTATGTTTGCATTTTCATCCTTTGGTTGCTGTGTGAATAATGTAAGGGCACAGTACGACATTCTGTACCCTTATCAACTAACTCTTACGGGATTTATTGAACCAAGAACTGAACGGACAAGCACTTCCCGACTTTTGGGCATTTGTCTGTTTGCCACCAGATGTTAGTTTTTCCAAGAACAGATTATTGTCGAAGTAGTGTTCTAAGGAAATAACCTTCAAGTCATCGGTAACTTTTGCAATGCTCATGCCGATAATTTCTATTGTCTCTCCAGTAGGTGCATGGCCTTTGTATTCTCCGTTAAAATGTCCCCAATGCCGCCATTTGAATGTGACATTTGGTGGCCCTGAGAAAACTTCCAGAACTTCCCAAGGAAATCCTTGGGGAAATGTTGTGTGGAAGACTTTTGCGGATGATTCAAAGGTTTCTTCTGAAGCTTTGTAATGCTCTGAATCAGGCATAAATAGATTGTAAGTACCTTGGGCTGATAAATCTGCTGCGGTATACTCTACTCCACCATTGGTACTCACTCGAAACTGTTCATTGACAATAGATAACCATTGTTGTGGGTTAGCTTTGAAAGATACCTCCATCTCGAAGGTTCGCACTAAGTTTTGCACGATCGCTTCCAGTGTACCTTCAAGGTGATTGTGGATGCTTTCTTGGGCAAGATTTTCTTTAGAACGAGAATAATCAGGCGGTGTCTGATAGCGCCACTCGACATCAGTGCTTTCTGCTATCACTTTATCTCTATCCTGTACCCAAAGTGGCAGGTTGTTAGACTGTGTTGCGCTCATAGAAGTTTTTGCTGAAGATTTGATCCCAATTTCCAGATTTCGCAGTGATAACCCCTCTTTTAAGATACGGGATTGGGGCAGGGGGCAAGGGGCAAGGGGCAGGGGGAGCAGAGGAGAATAGGGAATAATCAATGCCTATTGTCTATTACCAATGCCCAATTCCCTATTCCCCATTCCCTATTCCCCATTCCCCCTTATAGCTTGTTTCATCTCGCGGACTGCCCTTTCTATACCTACTAATGCTGCCCGACTGATTATGGTATGACCAATGTTCAGTTCTTCCATGCCTGGAAGCGCAGCCACCGGATAGACGTTCCAATAGGTGAGTCCATGACCAGCGTTGACTCGCAATCCAGCTTGAATCGCTTGTTGACACCCTTTAGCTAATATGGCTAATTCTCGGTGGCGATTTGTTTCATCCTTAGCCTCAGCATATTGTCCGGTGTGCAATTCGATAAACTGCGCCTGTGTCTTGACAGATGCTTCGATTTGTGCAGGTTCGGCATCGATAAATAAACTAACTGGAATGCTAGCGCTTTGCAATTTATCGACTATCTCACCTATTCTAGCAATTTGACCAATAATATCTAGTCCGCCTTCTGTTGTGACTTCTTCGCGCTTTTCGGGGACTAAAGTCACGTAATCTGGTTTGATATCCAGAGCGATCGCTAGCATTTCTTCTGTTGCGGCCATTTCTAAATTCAGATGCGATCGCACTGTTTGCCGCAATATCCGCACATCCCGGTCTTGGATATGCCGCCGATCTTCGCGCAGATGCACCGTAATTCCATCAGCACCCGCTAATTCTGCCAGCACCGCCGCCGCCACCGGGTCTGGTTCTACCGTCCGCCGCGCTTGCCGGATGGTGGCAATGTGGTCAATGTTAACGCCAAGTGTAGGCACCCCAAATTTCTCCCAATTCCACAATCCTCAGAACTTGATTTTACCGGAAATTGGGGAAGTTTTGCTTGAGAAGTTAAATAGGGCTTACGCAAAACTATCTACAGCAGATTGCAAGTAAGTGAGGTACAAAATGCAGGACTCTATTCACATATAAAGAGTTTTTATCTCCTGCCCCATGCCTCCCCATGCGATTTTGATAAATCACAAAGACGCGATTTATCGCCGTCTCTACAAAGGACTGATTATTGTAAAGACGGCGATTTATCGCGTCTCTTCTCTTAACCGAACCGTATTGCCCTGCCCCCTGCCTTCATTAATAAAACTGAGTTAGCAAAAGCTGGTTTTTGGGCACAATACTTTTAAATAAATAGCTAATTTATGAAGAGTTGATGAAGTATGAATATAGCAGTTAAGCCGATGGACAAGCTTTTTAACTATCGAATTAGCGAACAACTTTATGCAGGCTCTAGAACCTTAGTTTACCGTGCAATTCGAGAGACCGATCAACTTCCGGTTGTAATCAAACTGCTTCAGCAGGAGTATCCTACCTTCAACGATCTGCTGCTATTCCGCAATCAGTACACGATCGCTAAAAATATTGACTTACCTGGTATTGTTCATCCCTACAGCCTTGAACCTTACCACAACAGCTATGCCTTGGTGATGGAGGATTTTGGTGGTATTTCCCTCAGAGATTGGATGAACGAAACAATAAGGGGTAAGCAATATACTTTGACAGAGTTTTTGGAAATTGCGATCGCTCTGAGCAATATTCTTGACGGACTCTATCGCCATCGGGTTATCCACAAAGATATTAAGCCTGCCAACATTCTTATTAACCCAGAAACTCAGCAAGTCAAGTTGATTGACTTTAGTATTGCCTCTCTTTTACCCAGAGAAACCCAAGAAGTTCACAGTCCTAATGTCTTAGAAGGTACTCTCGCCTACCTTTCCCCAGAACAAACCGGACGAATGAATCGCAAAATTGACTATCGCAGTGATTACTATTCTCTCGGCGTTACCTTCTATGAATTGCTGGCTGGACATTTACCCTTCGAGTCTAACGATCCGATGGAGTTGGTTCACTGTCATATTGCCAAACAACCAGAAGAGTTAGGAGGCAGATGGCAGGAGGAAGAGGGCAGGGGGCAGGGGGCAGAGGGCAGGGGGGAAGAAGAGATTCCCCAAGTTCTTTGTGACATTGTGATGAAATTGATGGCGAAAAATGCTGAAGACCGCTATCAGAGTGCATTAGGGCTGAAATTTGATTTAGAAAAATGTTTGTCTCAATTGCAAGAAACTGGAGAGATTAAATCCTTTCAATTAGGTGAGCGGGATATTTGCGATCGCTTTATCATCCCAGAAAAACTCTATGGTCGCCAAGACGAAGTTGAAAGTTTATTGAATGCCTTTGAGAGAGTCAGTCAGGGAAGCACTGAAATAATGTTGGTAGCAGGCTTTTCTGGTATTGGTAAAACTGCTGTGGTTAATGAAGTCCACAAGCCAATCGTGCGACAACGGGGTTACTTCATTAAAGGTAAATTTGACCAATTTCAACGCAACATTCCTTTCTTTGCCTTTGTACAAGCTTTTCGAGACTTAATCAGGCAACTGCTGAGTGAAACTGACACTCAATTCGAGCAGTGGAAGTGCAAAATTCTCTCTGCTTTGGGTGAGAACGGACAAGTGATGATTGAGGTGATTCCAGAACTGGAAAGTATTATAGGTAAACAGCCTCCTGCGCCGGAACTCTCTGGGAGTGCGGCACAAAATCGCTTCAAATCGCTATTTTTGAAATTCACTCAAGTCTTTACTGCCGTAGAACATCCATTGACAATCTTTATTGACGATCTGCAATGGGCAGATTCTGCTTCTTTAAATTTAATGCACTTGTTAATGAGTGAAGTTGACATCGGCTATCTACTATTAATTGGTGCTTATCGAGATAACGAAGTTAATCCAGTACATCCCCTGATGCTGACTTTGCAAGATATTCAAAAGTTTGGCGCTACAGTCAATACAATTACCTTAGTTCCTCTCGATCAAACGTCTGTTAATCACTTGGTTGCAGATACATTGAGTTGCTCCCTAGCGTTAGCCACACCGTTAACAGAGTTGATATTGAGCAAAACCAAAGGTAATCCTTTCTTCTGCACCCAGTTTCTCAAAGCTCTACATCAAGAAAAACTAATTACATTTAATTTTGAAGGTGGTTATTGGGAATGTGATATTGCTCAAGTGCGCTCGCTCGCTCTTACTGATGATGTCGTAGAGTTTATGGCAATTCAGCTTGAAAAATTGTCACCAGAAACTCAAAAAGTTTTGAAATTAGCGGCTTGTATCGGAAATCAATTTG
This window contains:
- a CDS encoding NUDIX hydrolase, whose amino-acid sequence is MNNQPVHVAIAILYQENKFLMQLRDNIPGILYPGYWALFGGHIEPGETPDVAVKREILEEIGYELPPCVAFGCYTDERVVRHVFHAPLLVELNQLVLNEGWDMGLLTPEDIHQGNCYSQNAREVRPLGNTHRQIMLDFMERNQS
- the folD gene encoding bifunctional methylenetetrahydrofolate dehydrogenase/methenyltetrahydrofolate cyclohydrolase FolD encodes the protein METKTAKLLDGKAIAAKIQQELSVAITQLQPEIGRPPGLAVLMVGDNPASAAYVRNKEKACAKVGIASFGKHFPAETTFGELQEVIAALNHDERVDGILVQLPLPDHLDAVALLHQIDPDKDADGLHPVNLGRLVRGETGLRSCTPDGVMRLLQAYEILLQGKQAVVVGRSILVGKPMALMLLEADATVTIAHSRSHDLKSITQNADILIAAAGRPGLITADMVKPGAVVVDVGMNRVTDASGKSRLIGDVDFESTAGVAGFITPVPGGVGPMTVAILLQNTFTSYSRAVGK
- the crtE gene encoding geranylgeranyl diphosphate synthase CrtE encodes the protein MVATDNVQKTPPEEATFNLVAYLKERQKLCDNALDQAIPIIYPEKIYEAMRYSLLAGGKRVRPILCLATCEMMGGTIEMAMPTACAVEMIHTMSLIHDDLPAMDNDDYRRGKLTNHKVYGEDVAILAGDGLLALAFELVALKTPQSVNRELTLQVIVRLGRALGAAGLVGGQVVDLECEGKSDISLETLNFIHRHKTSALLEACVVSGGIIAGASTEDVQRLTRYAENIGLAFQIIDDILDITSTKEQLGKTAGKDQQAKKVTYPSLWGLEESRLKAQELVKVACAELEPFGDRAKPLQAIAHFITTRNN
- a CDS encoding divergent PAP2 family protein, with protein sequence MQDIGNILDNRVLLVALVACLIAQALKLVVEIIKNRKLNIRVLVTTGGMPSAHSALVTALAAGVGQTLGWASPDFAVAIVFAIIVMYDAAGVRQAAGKQARILNQMIDELFHEKPDFSQDRLKELLGHTPVQVIAGSALGITICWLASFAYLN
- a CDS encoding MgPME-cyclase complex family protein, encoding MQTYYYVLASQRFLLQEEPIHEVIKERTRHYHEQEKQIDFWLVEKPAFLEAPQFAQIKAKCPQPSVAIISTNPQFITWLKLRLEYVITGEFQAPSETIPDALASLATVS
- a CDS encoding SnoaL-like polyketide cyclase is translated as MSATQSNNLPLWVQDRDKVIAESTDVEWRYQTPPDYSRSKENLAQESIHNHLEGTLEAIVQNLVRTFEMEVSFKANPQQWLSIVNEQFRVSTNGGVEYTAADLSAQGTYNLFMPDSEHYKASEETFESSAKVFHTTFPQGFPWEVLEVFSGPPNVTFKWRHWGHFNGEYKGHAPTGETIEIIGMSIAKVTDDLKVISLEHYFDNNLFLEKLTSGGKQTNAQKSGSACPFSSWFNKSRKS
- a CDS encoding pyridoxine 5'-phosphate synthase, with amino-acid sequence MPTLGVNIDHIATIRQARRTVEPDPVAAAVLAELAGADGITVHLREDRRHIQDRDVRILRQTVRSHLNLEMAATEEMLAIALDIKPDYVTLVPEKREEVTTEGGLDIIGQIARIGEIVDKLQSASIPVSLFIDAEPAQIEASVKTQAQFIELHTGQYAEAKDETNRHRELAILAKGCQQAIQAGLRVNAGHGLTYWNVYPVAALPGMEELNIGHTIISRAALVGIERAVREMKQAIRGNGE